A region from the Dendropsophus ebraccatus isolate aDenEbr1 chromosome 1, aDenEbr1.pat, whole genome shotgun sequence genome encodes:
- the ZC3HC1 gene encoding zinc finger C3HC-type protein 1: protein MKMAAPSNETTGTPLRSPVGTPGKVRDLINEGIVTEERSGDGRKDTSILSEDNNGFEALEDTDSYEATSKEAFFSRVETFSSLKWAGKPPELSPLICAQYGWSNIECDMLKCSSCSAYLCASLQPALDFSKYKQRCLELQDALRTSHEKFCFWPDSPCPEHFWTLLVSEPSSVITDFIERFQNLCHLELQLPSLKHEDLKSVDLTEETVSLLLHLVEGELKGRENATYSLASDSLQVHISACILALCGWNRSPSCGSLPLSIIHCPRCMRKVGLWSFQQLESVDLDSSLGPPSTPVSPGEGFSERIPLGVMSPNRRVTRSRDLEQSPSSANTQVRIGGSSVSPESDNVRSRPVTRSMGHGENPGGASEMYSSPHRKAKRPRLCSTGSMDSSPKGCFDPLNQHRRWCPWLTVGQRGDIGKSETKESAHLDQTAVAGWKKVLRVLLEEEKSRTQVEADSSSVPEKSRKVFRIFRQWQVSSSS, encoded by the exons atgaagatggcggcgcccagtaACGAGACCACGGGAACCCCGCTCAGATCTCCCGTTGGAACCCCTGGAAAAGTACGGGACTTGATCAATGAGGGAATAGTGACAGAGGAGCGGAGCGGTGATGGCCG AAAGGACACAAGTATTTTGTCGGAAGACAACAATGGTTTTGAAGCTTTAGAAGATACAGACTCATATGAGGCAACAAGCAAGGAAGCATTCTTCTCCAGGGTGGAAACCTTCTC CTCTTTGAAATGGGCTGGGAAGCCTCCGGAACTGTCTCCTCTCATCTGTGCTCAGTATGGGTGGTCAAACATAGAGTGTGACATGCTGAAGTGTTCCAGCTGCAGTGCCTACCTCTGTGCCAGCCTCCAGCCAGCCCTGGACTTCAGCAAGT ATAAACAGCGCTGCTTAGAATTACAGGATGCCCTGAGGACCTCTCATGAAAAGTTCTGCTTTTGGCCGGATAGTCCATGTCCTG AACATTTCTGGACCCTTCTGGTATCTGAGCCCTCCTCAGTTATCACTGACTTTATTGAACGTTTCCAGAATCTTTGTCACTTGGAGCTGCAACTTCCATCCCTGAAACATGAGGATCTGAAAAGCGTG GACCTTACAGAGGAAACTGTAAGCCTACTGCTTCACTTAGTTGAAGGTGAGCTAAAAGGACGAGAGAATGCCACTTACAGCTTGGCCAGTGACTCTTTGCAGGTGCACATCTCTGCCTGCATTTTGGCTCTTTGTGGATGGAACAGAAG CCCTTCCTGTGGTTCTTTGCCCCTCTCTATCATTCACTGTCCTCGATGTATGAGGAAGGTTGGCCTGTGGAGCTTCCAGCAGCTGGAATCTGTAGATTTAGACTCCTCCCTGGGACCTCCAAGCACTCCAGTGTCCCCAGGAGAAGGTTTTAGTGAAAGAATACCTTTGGGAGTTATGTCCCCCAATAGAAGGGTCACTCGTAGCCGGGATCTCGAACAG AGTCCATCCTCGGCTAACACACAAGTGCGTATTGGAGGATCATCAGTCTCCCCCGAGTCAGATAATGTACGGAGCCGCCCAGTGACCCGCAGCATGGGACATGGAGAAAACCCAGGAGGAGCATCAGAAATGTATTCCAGTCCTCATCGTAAAGCTAAACGCCCTCGACTTTGCTCCACTGGTAGTATG GATTCTTCTCCCAAAGGTTGCTTTGATCCTCTAAATCAGCACAGACGTTGGTGTCCTTGGTTGACGGTGGGACAGAGAGGTGACATTGGCAAATCGGAAACAAAAGAGAGTGCACATTTAGACCAGACAGCAGTTGCTGGATGGAAAAAAGTGTTACGAGTACTTCTTGAAGAGGAAAAATCCAGGACCCAGGTGGAAGCAGATTCTTCA